The following are encoded together in the Gouania willdenowi chromosome 14, fGouWil2.1, whole genome shotgun sequence genome:
- the LOC114475958 gene encoding serine/threonine-protein kinase pim-1-like, translating into MKFDQEQIIKSVQALISEKYKDAPIIQPSSCYTAVVVEVVLREAWTSGGSLMNQECSEDQPLEHLHLQQNHSHYFIVKVPDSGAPKMVEVETENEEGLQTRRGCKRKAGDHNVQTPNKKKVKVEEGLQTRRCCKRKAGDHAGKPNKKKVKVEEGLQTRRCCKGKAGDHNVGKPKRKKVKVEEGLQTRRCCKGKAGDHNVGKPKRKKVKVEEGLQTRETFIRNKEYFEATYKELKVLGHGGFGRVLKAVRLSDSKPVAIKHIPRDMVTYVLMNRHNQRTLEVSEVVMMKRAASGNCQNSLLNPAIIGFEELIELDDELLIVMEHVEDAVDLQDFVTSSTEPMLEHDAKSIIKQVLDAAVIMQHNNVFHSDIKRDNILVSFKDERPSVKIIDFGCANFIFATPYESFSGTEVFAPPEVWFHRVYEAEPTTVWQIGLLLSNLFRAHFYQTYDHVINSTFTLNNLSHQGNDFMSRCMKVSPKLRPSLKDLQLHPWFNDLTPP; encoded by the exons ATGAAGTTTGACCAAGAACAGATTATAAAGAGCGTACAGGCCTTAATCTCTGAGAAATACAAAG ATGCACCAATCATACAGCCCTCATCGTGCTACACAGCAGTGGTGGTGGAAGTGGTCCTCAGAGAAGCCTGGACTAGTGGAGGTTCTCTGATGAACCAGGAGTGCTCTGAGGACCAACCTTTGGAGCATCTGCATCTCCAACAGAACCACTCTCATTACTTTATAGTCAAGGTTCCAGACAGTGGAGCCCCAAAGATGGTTGAGGTGGAGACAGAGAATGAGGAGGGGCTCCAGACAAGGAGGGGCTGCAAAAGGAAGGCTGGAGATCACAACGTCCAAacgccaaataaaaagaaagtgaaG GTTGAGGAGGGGCTTCAGACAAGACGGTGCTGCAAAAGGAAGGCTGGAGATCACGCCGGaaagccaaataaaaagaaagtgaaGGTTGAGGAGGGGCTTCAGACAAGACGGTGCTGCAAAGGGAAGGCTGGAGATCACAACGTTGGAAAGCCAAAGAGAAAGAAAGTGAAGGTTGAGGAGGGGCTTCAGACAAGACGGTGCTGCAAAGGGAAGGCTGGAGATCACAACGTTGGAAAGCCAAAGAGAAAGAAAGTGAAGGTTGAGGAGGGGCTTCAGACGAGAGAAACTTTTATCAGAAACAAAG agtacTTTGAAGCCACTTATAAGGAGCTGAAGGTACTAGGTCATGGTGGTTTTGGGCGTGTTCTCAAAGCTGTTCGTCTGTCTGACTCCAAACCT GTAGCGATAAAGCACATTCCACGGGACATGGTGACATATGTGTTGATGAAT cGCCACAATCAACGTACGTTGGAGGTTTCTGaggtggtgatgatgaagagAGCGGCTAGTGGGAATTGCCAAAACAGCCTGCTGAACCCCGCCATCATTGGCTTTGAGGAGCTCATTGAACTTGACGATGAGTTGTTGATCGTCATGGAACATGTTGAGGATGCCGTGGATCTCCAGGACTTTGTCACGTCATCAACCGAACCAATGCTGGAACATGACGCCAAG AGCATCATTAAACAAGTCCTCGATGCAGCCGTCATCATGCAGCACAACAACGTGTTCCACAGCGATATAAAACGTGACAACATCCTGGTTTCATTCAAAGATGAAAGACCATCTGTGAAGATCATCGACTTTGGCTGTGCTAATTTTATCTTCGCCACGCCCTATGAGTCCTTCTCTG GAACAGAAGTATTTGCTCCACCAGAGGTTTGGTTTCATCGTGTCTATGAGGCAGAACCAACCACGGTGTGGCAGATCGGACTCCTTCTGTCTAATCTATTCAGGGCTCACTTCTATCAAACATATGACCACGTCATTAATTCAACATTTACACTAAACAACCTTTCACATC AAGGAAATGACTTTATGAGTCGGTGCATGAAGGTGTCGCCCAAACTTCGGCCAAGCTTAAAGGACCTGCAGCTCCACCCATGGTTCAATGATTTAACACCTCCATGA